In Anopheles gambiae chromosome 2, idAnoGambNW_F1_1, whole genome shotgun sequence, a single window of DNA contains:
- the LOC4577193 gene encoding uncharacterized protein LOC4577193 isoform X2: MGSAIIIAIMHLLVLSVPEVAAHLLNAKPSGNPNPATVTQQASLLTPIVQTHYRLPEGFVAVRVQNGGHSNPSHQQQDLIDGLMRTGHDWLAVSFDDLPAAERRPAYYGVFLVADYRSLCTLLDGMTPGAYQFDGLYTIVIEQRRPKLHDVMERLWSYRLLNVVVIVSEKRANEDEERYVAYTYDPYREHRCGSVEPYAVGQYANGTWTELVRWYAKRTDNFNGCPLVIGTIHIIPCSIIERDGPGGSTTHKGIEVSQVDDLSRRFNFTPEYRISNGSTRWGFARAVNSTGLMGWIQRGEVDFGLGSIGISLSRVQHLRPGIASRFGQLAMAIPPKRPDSSVEKLIKPFSRQTWLCVVLGLAGISTLAWALFGIGWRLVADRLRHPCYTVWVLTMGGPCGALRMDSTRLFVVSLVLNMLVVRTLYHAAMFERLQASASLASELDTLEQINRAGKTYIMHKTITLFFNDNPLVGPRRICRTLHDNENWEELLYQLSQPGSDFVVTLPLDCIKYYVQQYGNRGLVYVGKHNGITYNTAFFYPQTTALQAPFSARVLAYHSAGLVDQWARAFEDGRYWSNAKADPEPASLAWSHLSGAFYLCGTMHLLAVCVFVAELGWARKWRKASEQPTPGQYHLAH; encoded by the exons ATGGGATCTGCAATCATCATCGCTATCATGCATTTACTGGTGCTGAGCGTACCTGAAGTAGCCGCACATCTTCTGAACGCCAAACCATCCGGCAATCCTAATCCTGCTACGGTAACCCAACAGGCATCGTTGCTTACCCCAATCGTGCAAACACATTACCGTTTGCCGGAAGGTTTCGTCGCTGTTCGCGTGCAGAATGGAGGCCATTCGAACCCGtcccaccagcagcaggatcTTATCGACGGGCTAATGCGCACCGGGCACGATTGGTTGGCCGTATCGTTCGACGATTTACCGGCAGCGGAGAGACGTCCCGCCTACTACGGTGTGTTTCTTGTCGCCGACTATCGCTCGCTGTGCACGCTGCTAGATGGAATGACACCGGGGGCCTACCAGTTCGATGGACTGTACACGATCGTTATCGAACAGCGGCGGCCAAAGCTGCACGACGTCATGGAAAGGCTGTGGAGTTACCGGCTGCTCAATGTGGTCGTCATTGTGAGCGAGAAGCGTGCGAACGAGGATGAAGAACGGTACGTAGCCTACACTTATGATCCTTACCGCGAGCACCGGTGTGGCAGCGTGGAACCGTACGCCGTCGGCCAGTACGCGAACGGTACGTGGACCGAACTGGTCCGGTGGTACGCGAAGCGAACGGACAATTTTAACGGCTGCCCGCTCGTGATCGGTACGATCCATATCATACCTTGCTCGATCATCGAGCGCGATGGGCCCGGTGGTAGTACCACGCACAAAGGCATCGAGGTGTCGCAGGTGGACGATTTGTCGCGCAGGTTCAACTTTACGCCAGAGTATCGCATCTCGAACGGTAGCACCCGGTGGGGCTTTGCCCGTGCCGTCAACAGCACCGGACTGATGGGCTGGATACAGCGGGGCGAGGTCGATTTCGGGCTCGGCAGCATTGGCATCAGTCTGTCCCGGGTGCAGCATCTGCGGCCGGGCATTGCGAGCCGCTTCGGCCAGTTGGCGATGGCCATCCCGCCCAAGCGACCGGACAGCTCGGTGGAGAAGCTGATCAAACCGTTCAGCCGGCAGACCTGGCTGTGCGTGGTGCTCGGGCTGGCCGGCATCAGCACGCTGGCCTGGGCACTGTTCGGCATCGGGTGGCGGCTGGTGGCCGACCGATTGCGCCATCCGTGCTACACGGTCTGGGTGCTGACGATGGGTGGTCCGTGCGGTGCGTTGCGCATGGACAGCACGCGCCTGTTTGTCGTCAGCCTCGTCCTCAACATGCTGGTCGTGCGGACGCTCTATCATGCGGCCATGTTTGAGCGGCTGCAGGCGTCCGCCAGCCTGGCGTCGGAGCTGGACACGCTCGAGCAGATCAACCGGGCGGGCAAGACGTACATTATGCATAAAACGATTACCCTGTTCTTCAACGACAACCCACTGGTCGGTCCCAG GCGCATTTGTCGTACACTGCACGATAACGAGAACTGGGAAGAGCTGCTGTACCAGCTGTCCCAGCCCGGCAGTGACTTTGTGGTAACATTACCGCTCGACTGCATCAAGTACTACGTGCAGCAGTACGGCAATCGGGGTCTGGTGTACGTCGGCAAACACAACGGCATTACGTACAATACGGCCTTCTTCTACCCGCAAACCACCGCACTGCAGGCGCCGTTCAGTGCCCGCGTGCTGGCGTATCACTCGGCCGGACTGGTCGATCAGTGGGCCCGGGCGTTTGAGGACGGCCGGTACTGGTCGAACGCGAAGGCAGATCCCGAACCGGCCAGCCTGGCGTGGAGCCACCTTTCCGGTGCGTTCTATCTGTGCGGCACGATGCACCTGctggccgtgtgtgtgtttgtcgccGAGCTGGGATGGGCCCGGAAGTGGCGGAAGGCAAGCGAGCAACCTACTCCCGGACAGTACCACCTCGCACACTAA
- the LOC11175618 gene encoding centrosomal and chromosomal factor, whose amino-acid sequence MTNSHNRNGRNAGSGNHAERYFHNHSPQQLSPSTQQQQQQQQQHGGNTGSNGKQQRGGGRSQRSPSANYFRSIFSSSNTIPIVQQQQQQQQRQPSYSPTGGRGGGGRHSNNSSNSSNSFNQRSSPSSSGSFPMMMSSPMGAGTAAGPVSGSPPNFSHFAGSKCYDAPAPTALPKPPVHWTVGGGNGSSSSSSSSTTSISSSFSSMMMMASGGAVGGGSSVHTSMAGGANRKGAAGSSSINVGLKQQYHSQQQQQQQQTRLRTKAMKSCASAAAKASNRHAAAFTHNLKTILNVQA is encoded by the coding sequence ATGACAAACTCGCACAATCGTAACGGCCGCAATGCTGGTAGTGGTAACCATGCCGAGCGGTACTTCCACAACCACAGCCCGCAGCAGCTGAGCCCTTCgacgcagcaacagcagcagcagcagcagcagcatggtgGCAACACCGGAAGCAATGGCAAGCAGCAGCGTGGAGGAGGCCGCAGTCAGCGGTCACCGAGTGCGAACTACTTCCGTAGTATTTTCTCCTCGTCCAACACAATACCGATagtacaacagcagcagcagcagcagcagaggcaACCGTCGTATTCACCCACCGGTGGacgaggtggtggtggtcgccatagcaacaacagcagcaacagctcaaACAGCTTTAATCAGCGCTCCAGTCCGAGCAGTAGCGGCAGCTTCCCGATGATGATGTCCTCGCCGATGGGAGCTGGTACGGCCGCCGGACCTGTATCAGGTTCGCCGCCAAACTTTTCCCACTTTGCGGGCAGCAAGTGCTATGATGCACCCGCACCCACCGCGCTGCCGAAGCCTCCCGTCCACTGGACCGTCGGTGGCGGCaatggtagcagcagcagcagcagcagcagcactactaGCATTAGCAGTTCCTTCtcgtcgatgatgatgatggcgagtGGCGGCGCCGTCGGGGGCGGATCATCCGTCCACACTTCGATGGCCGGTGGCGCTAATAGAAAGGGGGCGGCAGGATCCTCCTCCATCAACGTGGGGCTGAAGCAGCAGTAccacagccagcagcagcagcagcagcagcagacgcgACTGCGGACCAAGGCGATGAAATCGTGTGCATCGGCTGCGGCCAAGGCAAGCAATCGCCATGCCGCTGCCTTCACGCACAATCTGAAAACGATTCTCAACGTGCAGGCTTAA
- the LOC4577193 gene encoding uncharacterized protein LOC4577193 isoform X1 encodes MLLFCLMLWCTFADGCNVERCEEEMPPEFLQSESTNTRFLAPILRAHYRALALEVHFRSWNGNDTQRQLTPWQGELIDDALCRNADWMIVSFADLLAPAVKRRSVHYSVLLMLDYDALCSWLQHGLDSGAYHFDGLYTIVIEQLADRGQLRAVMRELWNRQIINVVVVVVLASGEADNRGELAAYSYDPYGEGQCGNAAPYEIGRYANNNGTWYRLAGWFPNRMTNLHGCSLTVGTVEVRPFSMSRTVGNRTVQYGLEVHIVATLAARLNFTFRYVRPTDGVKWGILYAANSTGLVGLLQRRGADFGFGSLGFSLNRHTYLRMGVPNHMTQMIMGIPPKRPYTSFEKLFQPFAADAWLCIALGYAAFALVALALVTVNRRLAREPALQHPLYQLWVLLMGGAIGWLRLDSTRLFLIGFILNALVIRTLFQAGLFQRLQSSASLASDLNTLEAINRAGLYYNMFRASLQFYRDNPSIPASRIKLVPNDQRDWDDLFYELSQDRLGGVMVSPLDCIAYYVKRRGKDGVVYVGKDTGFMYNLGFHYPKSTALQRPFDGWILRMHAAGLVHHWSEEYRDNRYWTNAKEDPEPASLRWNQISGGFYLCSALMLLATVVFLGEIVYFRLRTRRLLQRCCGRKTRTRRKKSV; translated from the exons ATGCTGCTGTTTTGCCTCATGCTGTGGTGCACCTTCGCCGACGGTTGCAACGTGGAGCGCTGTGAAGAGGAAATGCCACCGGAGTTCCTTCAAAGCGAATCCACGAACACACGCTTCCTTGCCCCGATACTTCGTGCTCACTACCGTGCCCTTGCGTTGGAAGTGCATTTTCGCAGCTGGAATGGCAACGACACCCAGCGGCAGCTTACACCCTGGCAGGGCGAACTCATCGACGACGCGCTGTGCCGCAATGCCGACTGGATGATCGTGTCCTTTGCTGATCTGCTCGCACCCGCCGTAAAGCGTCGATCCGTTCACTATAGCGTGCTGTTGATGCTAGACTATGATGCACTTTGCAGCTGGTTGCAGCATGGTTTGGACAGCGGAGCATACCATTTCGACGGGCTGTACACGATCGTCATCGAACAGCTTGCCGATCGTGGGCAGCTTCGTGCCGTGATGAGGGAGCTGTGGAACCGGCAGATCAtcaacgtcgtcgtcgtggtcgtcttAGCGAGTGGGGAAGCAGATAATCGCGGTGAACTGGCGGCCTACTCGTACGATCCGTATGGGGAAGGACAGTGCGGCAACGCAGCACCGTACGAGATCGGTCGGTATGCGAACAACAACGGTACTTGGTATCGTTTGGCGGGCTGGTTCCCGAACCGAATGACGAACCTGCACGGATGCTCCCTGACCGTTGGCACGGTGGAGGTGCGTCCGTTCTCCATGAGTCGTACCGTGGGCAATCGCACCGTGCAATACGGGCTTGAGGTGCACATCGTCGCCACGCTTGCCGCCCGGCTCAACTTCACCTTCCGGTACGTGCGGCCAACGGATGGCGTAAAGTGGGGCATACTGTACGCCGCGAACAGTACTGGGCTGGTCGGGTTGCTGCAGCGCCGGGGGGCGGACTTTGGCTTCGGCAGTCTCGGCTTTTCGCTCAACCGCCACACGTACCTGCGGATGGGCGTACCGAACCACATGACGCAGATGATCATGGGCATACCGCCTAAGCGTCCGTACACCTCGTTCGAGAAGCTGTTCCAACCGTTCGCGGCCGACGCGTGGCTTTGCATTGCGCTCGGGTACGCAGCGTTCGCGCTGGTCGCGCTGGCGCTGGTCACGGTCAACCGTCGTCTCGCGCGCGAACCGGCGCTCCAGCATCCGCTGTACCAGCTGTGGGTGCTGCTGATGGGCGGTGCCATCGGATGGTTGCGGCTGGACAGTACGCGTCTGTTCCTCATCGGTTTCATCCTGAACGCGCTCGTCATACGGACGCTCTTCCAGGCGGGCCTGTTCCAGCGGCTCCAGTCGTCCGCGTCGCTCGCGTCCGATTTGAACACGCTCGAGGCGATCAACCGGGCCGGCCTGTACTACAACATGTTCCGTGCGTCGCTGCAATTCTACAGAGACAATCCCTCGATACCCGCCAG TCGCATCAAGCTGGTACCGAACGATCAGCGGGATTGGGATGATCTGTTTTACGAGCTGTCCCAGGATCGGCTGGGCGGTGTCATGGTCAGCCCGCTCGACTGCATCGCCTACTACGTGAAGCGCCGCGGCAAGGACGGTGTGGTATACGTGGGCAAGGACACCGGCTTCATGTACAACCTGGGATTCCACTATCCCAAATCGACCGCCCTGCAGCGACCGTTCGATGGGTGGATACTGCGCATGCATGCCGCCGGCCTGGTGCACCACTGGTCGGAGGAGTACCGCGACAATCGCTACTGGACCAATGCGAAGGAAGACCCGGAACCGGCCAGCCTGCGGTGGAACCAAATTTCTGGCGGCTTCTATCTGTGCAGTGCGTTGATGCTGTTGGCGACGGTTGTGTTTCTGGGGGAGATAGTATACTTTCGCCTGCGCACTCGTCGGCTGCTCCAACGATGCTGCGGAAGGAAGACACGAACGCGCCGCAAAAAAAGTGTCTAA